In Amyelois transitella isolate CPQ chromosome 3, ilAmyTran1.1, whole genome shotgun sequence, a single genomic region encodes these proteins:
- the LOC106133502 gene encoding uncharacterized protein LOC106133502 isoform X3 has product MTVTGPAGSRDVYALLDDGSTATIIEADIATAIGATGPTQNITVNGIGGLSTNKTISFVDFKIKGRYTHDTFLIKNARAMSGLSLSPQTLHRDNIASYEHLVDLLDILPYEGAIATPSILIGAEHWYLSITREIRKGKHNEPVACLTALGWTLYGVALSETKLVEFVNNLSWSTKSSKNEELDFIIKNQYKLDSIGISKQDTIHSKQDIRAIHILEKTAKRLPSGRFEVGLPWRDDILNVPDSYPQALSRFLSLEKRMQRSTTFSMAYETFINNMLTKEYAEECDPDSYHKQYKSQDVRVDPSIKFYLPHFGIYHPQKHKLRVVLDAAAKSEGINLNSLLIPGPDLLKSLLNILFRFREGRIALIADIKEMFSQIRVRKKDRDALRFLWKPSSSDSSSQLTIKEYRMSTVIFGASCSPFIAQFVKNKNAKSFAEKYPKAVDAILYDHYMDDYVGSLDSITEAAQLAHDIVNIHSAACMEMRGWTSNDRAALNMVNTNLQAAQMLDVNSSVSCDVKVLGVEWNPSVDQLGFRDPGFCFPITLTKREVLSMLMKVYDPLGLLGPIVVKGRILFQQTWRSGIDWDTYLPTSEVNKWTAWYRELTNAVTIKIPRWYASAEGSEPLQRDLHIFVDASEQAYACVAYWRFKYKNETIKVALICSKARVSPLKPTSIPRLELQAALIGSRLALAIQEGHRKKPDNIYYWTDSMIVLGWLRSDARSFKPFVAHRVAEICENSNIENWQWVPSEFNVADDITRSEHINFDSSHRWFTGPSFLLDSPENWPSKPTKFPPNSSELKSQPAESIAVVALISLPQPVTADINRFSNWLRLLRATARAHQAAEYFRNFLACRQNSKITKVLRFSSATTTALPPLTADHIKAAERHILQRAQMDCFAEELYAISNSLPLTRRSRLKKMSPVLKGRLLHMSGRIKAAEGIDPETRSPVLLDGHHPAVRLLIQSYHEKAVHANNALVINEIRQRFWIVGLRNTIRSIVNKCILCRIRKAQPMNPIMGDLPPQRLAHHQRPFTYTGIDYFGPITVTIGRRHEKRYVALLTCLTCRALHLELLAEAEAIVNSRPLAHVSTDPDDPTTLTPFHFLIGTSSVECLPTATFNENTFAGRSEWKKALQLADHFWNRWVREVLPTLQLRERNKDEHIDIDDVVIIADGNLPRKT; this is encoded by the exons A TGACTGTAACGGGCCCTGCCGGCAGCCGTGACGTCTATGCTCTTCTTGATGACGGAAGTACTGCGACGATAATTGAAGCTGACATAGCCACGGCTATAGGTGCCACAGGACCCACACAAAACATCACCGTGAATGGTATAGGTGGACTCAGCACAAACAAAACCATTTCAtttgttgattttaaaattaaaggcAGGTACACACATGACacatttctaataaaaaatgcaaGAGCTATGTCAGGTTTATCTCTGAGTCCACAGACACTTCATAGAGACAATATTGCATCTTATGAACATTTAGTTGACTTACTCGACATTTTGCCATATGAAGGTGCTATTGCAACGCCCTCCATTCTTATAGGTGCTGAACACTGGTATTTGTCAATTACGCGGGAGATTCGTAAGGGCAAACATAATGAACCAGTAGCTTGTTTGACAGCTTTGGGATGGACGTTGTACGGCGTAGCGTTGAGTGAAACAAAACTAGTCGAATTTGTTAACAATTTATCTTGGTCAACAAAGTCTAGCAAAAACGAAGAATTAGATTTCATTATCAAAAATCAATACAAATTAGATTCTATCGGTATTTCAAAACAAGACACTATACATAGTAAGCAAGATATACGTGCAATACATATTTTGGAAAAGACTGCGAAACGCTTGCCTTCCGGACGGTTTGAGGTAGGTTTACCTTGGCGTGATGACATTCTTAATGTACCTGATAGTTACCCACAAGCGTTGTCACGTTTCCTATCTTTAGAGAAGCGAATGCAGCGTAGCACAACCTTTTCAATGGCGTATGAAACATTCATCAACAATATGTTAACAAAAGAGTATGCTGAAGAGTGTGATCCTGATTCTTATCATAAACAATATAAGAGTCAAGACGTACGAGTAGATCCATCCATCAAGTTTTACTTACCACACTTCGGTATTTACCACccacaaaaacataaattacgCGTTGTGCTCGATGCAGCCGCTAAGAGTGAAGGAATCAACTTAAACAGTTTACTTATTCCTGGGCCTGACttgttaaaatctttattaaatattttatttcgtttccGTGAAGGACGAATAGCATTAATTGCTGACATAAAAGAGATGTTTTCTCAAATTCGCGTAAGAAAAAAAGACAGAGATGCGCTGCGTTTTTTGTGGAAACCATCTTCATCTGATTCTAGTTCACAATTAACAATCAAAGAATATCGAATGTCAACCGTAATATTTGGTGCTTCTTGTTCACCTTTTATTGCACAATTTGTTAAGAACAAGAATGCTAAATCTTTCGCGGAGAAGTATCCTAAAGCTGTAGATGCCATTTTATACGATCATTACATGGACGATTATGTCGGTTCATTAGATTCTATAACTGAAGCAGCACAACTTGCTCATGATATCGTAAATATTCACAGCGCGGCTTGCATGGAGATGCGAGGATGGACATCCAATGATCGCGCAGCCTTAAATATggtaaatacaaatttacaagcTGCTCAGATGTTGGATGTTAATTCGAGTGTTTCTTGTGATGTCAAAGTATTAGGCGTAGAGTGGAATCCTAGCGTAGACCAATTAGGTTTTAGAGATCCAGGTTTCTGCTTCCCAATCACTTTGACAAAACGCGAAGTTCTTTCTATGCTGATGAAAGTATATGACCCCTTAGGGTTGCTTGGTCCTATTGTAGTAAAAGGACGCATATTATTTCAACAAACTTGGAGATCTGGTATTGATTGGGATACTTATCTTCCTACCTCCGAGGTCAATAAATGGACCGCCTGGTATCGGGAGCTTACCAACGCAGTAACTATTAAGATACCACGTTGGTACGCCTCCGCTGAAGGTTCTGAGCCACTTCAGAGAGATCTTCATATCTTTGTTGATGCCAGTGAGCAAGCTTACGCTTGTGTAGCATATTGgagatttaaatacaaaaacgaAACCATTAAAGTAGCTTTGATATGTAGTAAGGCCCGCGTTTCACCATTAAAGCCGACATCTATTCCAAGACTTGAGTTGCAAGCTGCTTTAATAGGTTCCCGTCTCGCTTTAGCTATCCAGGAAGGTCATCGCAAAAAACCTGACAACATTTATTACTGGACAGATTCGATGATCGTTCTTGGATGGCTGCGAAGTGACGCACGCTCATTCAAACCGTTCGTAGCCCACCGCGTCGCGGAAATTTGTGAGAACTCTAACATAGAGAACTGGCAGTGGGTACCGAGCGAGTTCAACGTAGCGGATGATATAACACGTTCGgaacatattaattttgattctaGTCATAGATGGTTTACTGGACCATCATTTTTACTTGACTCACCAGAGAATTGGCCTTCAAAGCCAACCAAATTTCCTCCAAATTCTAGTGAACTTAAATCACAACCTGCTGAATCAATTGCAGTTGTCGCTTTAATATCATTACCACAACCAGTTACAGCAGATATCAATCGTTTTAGCAACTGGTTACGTTTATTACGTGCTACAGCACGAGCTCACCAAGCTGcagaatattttagaaattttttgGCTTGCCGGCAAAATTccaaaattacaaaagttcTGCGATTTTCTTCAGCCACAACTACCGCTTTGCCACCTTTAACTGCAGATCATATAAAAGCCGCAGAAAGGCACATTTTGCAACGCGCTCAAATGGATTGTTTTGCTGAAGAACTATATGCTATTTCCAATTCGCTGCCGCTGACACGTCGCAGTCGCTTGAAGAAAATGTCGCCTGTGTTGAAAGGACGATTACTTCATATGTCCGGTAGAATCAAAGCCGCTGAAGGCATTGACCCTGAAACTCGTTCTCCAGTTTTACTCGATGGTCATCACCCTGCAGTACGCTTATTGATCCAGTCTTATCATGAAAAAGCCGTTCACGCAAATAATGCTCTGGTTATTAACGAAATTCGTCAGAGATTTTGGATTGTTGGACTTCGGAACACGATCAGATCTATTGTGAACAAATGTATTCTCTGCAGGATCAGAAAAGCTCAACCAATGAACCCAATAATGGGAGACCTTCCACCACAAAGGCTCGCACATCATCAGCGACCTTTTACTTACACTGGTATTGACTACTTTGGACCCATCACTGTTACCATAGGACGTCGTCACGAAAAGCGCTATGTAGCACTTCTTACTTGTCTTACATGCAGAGCGCTTCACCTTGAA ttattagcTGAAGCCGAAGCTATTGTGAATTCTCGACCGTTAGCCCATGTATCTACCGACCCTGATGATCCGACAACTCTAACTCCTTTTCATTTCCTAATAGGAACATCATCCGTAGAGTGCCTTCCGACTGCaacttttaatgaaaatacatttgcgGGTCGCTCAGAGTGGAAAAAGGCCTTACAATTAGCGGACCATTTTTGGAACAGATGGGTGCGTGAAGTACTTCCTACATTGCAGCTACGAGAAAGAAACAAGGATGAACATATTGATATCGATGACGTTGTAATAATAGCAGATGGTAATCTACCACGGAAGACATAG
- the LOC106133502 gene encoding uncharacterized protein LOC106133502 isoform X1 gives MRSAQTASGQSSSSAVARKAAAVADFKRRRYERERELAKQLAEVEEAQLEADLKQIEAEESRRGSVLSNKSNSRTRDWVTSQFNNFNVGFEDLCPEIAPEALQDTSQNNNPTDILLKAVANTAAAAKAIATSQEKQCKTNLIPFYGNCLDWTQFKRIYNLTKPYFTNAENINRLQHAIRGPAREAVASILVCGEDPELIVAALEENFARPEVVVLKETAALKSLPRLGNDLKELGNLANRVRNAVSNIKLLNQVEYLYAPELFHAILGKLNPVMKLRWSDFAAQEQTSKPKLEVLSQFLVKEYQQFTKFSLSPELVLAQPTFFQKDSKRENIHVASDSKTSNLKKIECVYCKKAHNIKSCSDFKSLLVEDRWRWLREARVCYRCLKSNRHLWKTCNTPCCGIDGCKFRHNPLLHGMTYIQPQRNVQSTSQSDSNSSVTVWNIMQRINNNSKLPQCSRALLKIVPVTVTGPAGSRDVYALLDDGSTATIIEADIATAIGATGPTQNITVNGIGGLSTNKTISFVDFKIKGRYTHDTFLIKNARAMSGLSLSPQTLHRDNIASYEHLVDLLDILPYEGAIATPSILIGAEHWYLSITREIRKGKHNEPVACLTALGWTLYGVALSETKLVEFVNNLSWSTKSSKNEELDFIIKNQYKLDSIGISKQDTIHSKQDIRAIHILEKTAKRLPSGRFEVGLPWRDDILNVPDSYPQALSRFLSLEKRMQRSTTFSMAYETFINNMLTKEYAEECDPDSYHKQYKSQDVRVDPSIKFYLPHFGIYHPQKHKLRVVLDAAAKSEGINLNSLLIPGPDLLKSLLNILFRFREGRIALIADIKEMFSQIRVRKKDRDALRFLWKPSSSDSSSQLTIKEYRMSTVIFGASCSPFIAQFVKNKNAKSFAEKYPKAVDAILYDHYMDDYVGSLDSITEAAQLAHDIVNIHSAACMEMRGWTSNDRAALNMVNTNLQAAQMLDVNSSVSCDVKVLGVEWNPSVDQLGFRDPGFCFPITLTKREVLSMLMKVYDPLGLLGPIVVKGRILFQQTWRSGIDWDTYLPTSEVNKWTAWYRELTNAVTIKIPRWYASAEGSEPLQRDLHIFVDASEQAYACVAYWRFKYKNETIKVALICSKARVSPLKPTSIPRLELQAALIGSRLALAIQEGHRKKPDNIYYWTDSMIVLGWLRSDARSFKPFVAHRVAEICENSNIENWQWVPSEFNVADDITRSEHINFDSSHRWFTGPSFLLDSPENWPSKPTKFPPNSSELKSQPAESIAVVALISLPQPVTADINRFSNWLRLLRATARAHQAAEYFRNFLACRQNSKITKVLRFSSATTTALPPLTADHIKAAERHILQRAQMDCFAEELYAISNSLPLTRRSRLKKMSPVLKGRLLHMSGRIKAAEGIDPETRSPVLLDGHHPAVRLLIQSYHEKAVHANNALVINEIRQRFWIVGLRNTIRSIVNKCILCRIRKAQPMNPIMGDLPPQRLAHHQRPFTYTGIDYFGPITVTIGRRHEKRYVALLTCLTCRALHLELLAEAEAIVNSRPLAHVSTDPDDPTTLTPFHFLIGTSSVECLPTATFNENTFAGRSEWKKALQLADHFWNRWVREVLPTLQLRERNKDEHIDIDDVVIIADGNLPRKT, from the exons ATGCGATCAGCACAAACTGCGTCAGGCCAATCATCTTCGTCGGCTGTAGCACGGAAAGCGGCTGCGGTAGCGGATTTCAAACGTCGCCGCTACGAAAGGGAGAGGGAACTCGCCAAACAGTTAGCAGAAGTGGAGGAGGCACAACTAGAAGCAGATTTGAAGCAAATAGAAGCGGAAGAGTCTCGGAGAGGAAGTGTTTTAAGCAACAAAAGTAACAGTCGAACGCGTGATTGGGTAACTtctcaatttaataattttaatgtaggtTTTGAGGATCTTTGCCCGGAAATAGCCCCGGAAGCACTTCAAGATACctcacaaaataataatcctACTGATATTTTACTAAAGGCGGTTGCCAATACGGCCGCCGCTGCAAAAGCAATTGCAACCAGTCAAGAAAAACAgtgtaaaacaaatttaataccATTTTATGGTAATTGTCTTGACTGGACTCAGTTTAaacgtatttataatttaacaaagcCTTATTTTACAAATGCAGAGAACATTAACCGACTGCAGCACGCCATCAGAGGCCCGGCACGTGAAGCTGTGGCATCGATCTTAGTTTGCGGTGAAGACCCTGAATTAATCGTCGCAGCTCTCGAAGAGAACTTTGCACGGCCGGAGGTGGTGGTTCTCAAGGAAACAGCGGCATTAAAAAGTCTACCGCGTCTGGGTAACGATTTAAAGGAATTAGGAAATCTCGCCAATCGAGTACGTAATGCAGTttccaatattaaattattgaacCAAGTAGAATATCTGTATGCTCCCGAATTATTCCATGCTATTTTGGGAAAACTAAACCCTGTCATGAAACTTAGGTGGTCAGATTTCGCTGCCCAAGAACAAACAAGTAAACCGAAACTAGAGGTTTTATCTCAATTTTTAGTTAAAGAATATCAACAGTTTACCAAGTTCAGTTTGTCTCCCGAGTTAGTTCTAGCTCAACCGAcatttttccaaaaagattCTAAACGAGAAAATATTCATGTTGCATCCGATAGTAAGACgtcaaatctaaaaaaaatagaatgtgtttattgtaaaaaagcaCATAACATAAAGTCCTGTTCTGATTTCAAGTCACTACTAGTTGAGGACAGATGGCGTTGGCTTCGAGAGGCAAGAGTATGTTACAGGTGTTTGAAATCGAATCGTCATTTATGGAAAACTTGTAACACCCCTTGTTGTGGTATCGACGGTTGTAAATTTCGGCACAATCCGTTATTACACGGAATGACGTACATTCAGCCCCAAAGAAATGTGCAATCCACAAGTCAATCTGATTCCAATTCTTCAGTTACTGTTTGGAATATAATGCAacgaattaataataattctaaaCTACCTCAATGCTCAAGAGCCCTCCTAAAAATTGTTCCAGTGACTGTAACGGGCCCTGCCGGCAGCCGTGACGTCTATGCTCTTCTTGATGACGGAAGTACTGCGACGATAATTGAAGCTGACATAGCCACGGCTATAGGTGCCACAGGACCCACACAAAACATCACCGTGAATGGTATAGGTGGACTCAGCACAAACAAAACCATTTCAtttgttgattttaaaattaaaggcAGGTACACACATGACacatttctaataaaaaatgcaaGAGCTATGTCAGGTTTATCTCTGAGTCCACAGACACTTCATAGAGACAATATTGCATCTTATGAACATTTAGTTGACTTACTCGACATTTTGCCATATGAAGGTGCTATTGCAACGCCCTCCATTCTTATAGGTGCTGAACACTGGTATTTGTCAATTACGCGGGAGATTCGTAAGGGCAAACATAATGAACCAGTAGCTTGTTTGACAGCTTTGGGATGGACGTTGTACGGCGTAGCGTTGAGTGAAACAAAACTAGTCGAATTTGTTAACAATTTATCTTGGTCAACAAAGTCTAGCAAAAACGAAGAATTAGATTTCATTATCAAAAATCAATACAAATTAGATTCTATCGGTATTTCAAAACAAGACACTATACATAGTAAGCAAGATATACGTGCAATACATATTTTGGAAAAGACTGCGAAACGCTTGCCTTCCGGACGGTTTGAGGTAGGTTTACCTTGGCGTGATGACATTCTTAATGTACCTGATAGTTACCCACAAGCGTTGTCACGTTTCCTATCTTTAGAGAAGCGAATGCAGCGTAGCACAACCTTTTCAATGGCGTATGAAACATTCATCAACAATATGTTAACAAAAGAGTATGCTGAAGAGTGTGATCCTGATTCTTATCATAAACAATATAAGAGTCAAGACGTACGAGTAGATCCATCCATCAAGTTTTACTTACCACACTTCGGTATTTACCACccacaaaaacataaattacgCGTTGTGCTCGATGCAGCCGCTAAGAGTGAAGGAATCAACTTAAACAGTTTACTTATTCCTGGGCCTGACttgttaaaatctttattaaatattttatttcgtttccGTGAAGGACGAATAGCATTAATTGCTGACATAAAAGAGATGTTTTCTCAAATTCGCGTAAGAAAAAAAGACAGAGATGCGCTGCGTTTTTTGTGGAAACCATCTTCATCTGATTCTAGTTCACAATTAACAATCAAAGAATATCGAATGTCAACCGTAATATTTGGTGCTTCTTGTTCACCTTTTATTGCACAATTTGTTAAGAACAAGAATGCTAAATCTTTCGCGGAGAAGTATCCTAAAGCTGTAGATGCCATTTTATACGATCATTACATGGACGATTATGTCGGTTCATTAGATTCTATAACTGAAGCAGCACAACTTGCTCATGATATCGTAAATATTCACAGCGCGGCTTGCATGGAGATGCGAGGATGGACATCCAATGATCGCGCAGCCTTAAATATggtaaatacaaatttacaagcTGCTCAGATGTTGGATGTTAATTCGAGTGTTTCTTGTGATGTCAAAGTATTAGGCGTAGAGTGGAATCCTAGCGTAGACCAATTAGGTTTTAGAGATCCAGGTTTCTGCTTCCCAATCACTTTGACAAAACGCGAAGTTCTTTCTATGCTGATGAAAGTATATGACCCCTTAGGGTTGCTTGGTCCTATTGTAGTAAAAGGACGCATATTATTTCAACAAACTTGGAGATCTGGTATTGATTGGGATACTTATCTTCCTACCTCCGAGGTCAATAAATGGACCGCCTGGTATCGGGAGCTTACCAACGCAGTAACTATTAAGATACCACGTTGGTACGCCTCCGCTGAAGGTTCTGAGCCACTTCAGAGAGATCTTCATATCTTTGTTGATGCCAGTGAGCAAGCTTACGCTTGTGTAGCATATTGgagatttaaatacaaaaacgaAACCATTAAAGTAGCTTTGATATGTAGTAAGGCCCGCGTTTCACCATTAAAGCCGACATCTATTCCAAGACTTGAGTTGCAAGCTGCTTTAATAGGTTCCCGTCTCGCTTTAGCTATCCAGGAAGGTCATCGCAAAAAACCTGACAACATTTATTACTGGACAGATTCGATGATCGTTCTTGGATGGCTGCGAAGTGACGCACGCTCATTCAAACCGTTCGTAGCCCACCGCGTCGCGGAAATTTGTGAGAACTCTAACATAGAGAACTGGCAGTGGGTACCGAGCGAGTTCAACGTAGCGGATGATATAACACGTTCGgaacatattaattttgattctaGTCATAGATGGTTTACTGGACCATCATTTTTACTTGACTCACCAGAGAATTGGCCTTCAAAGCCAACCAAATTTCCTCCAAATTCTAGTGAACTTAAATCACAACCTGCTGAATCAATTGCAGTTGTCGCTTTAATATCATTACCACAACCAGTTACAGCAGATATCAATCGTTTTAGCAACTGGTTACGTTTATTACGTGCTACAGCACGAGCTCACCAAGCTGcagaatattttagaaattttttgGCTTGCCGGCAAAATTccaaaattacaaaagttcTGCGATTTTCTTCAGCCACAACTACCGCTTTGCCACCTTTAACTGCAGATCATATAAAAGCCGCAGAAAGGCACATTTTGCAACGCGCTCAAATGGATTGTTTTGCTGAAGAACTATATGCTATTTCCAATTCGCTGCCGCTGACACGTCGCAGTCGCTTGAAGAAAATGTCGCCTGTGTTGAAAGGACGATTACTTCATATGTCCGGTAGAATCAAAGCCGCTGAAGGCATTGACCCTGAAACTCGTTCTCCAGTTTTACTCGATGGTCATCACCCTGCAGTACGCTTATTGATCCAGTCTTATCATGAAAAAGCCGTTCACGCAAATAATGCTCTGGTTATTAACGAAATTCGTCAGAGATTTTGGATTGTTGGACTTCGGAACACGATCAGATCTATTGTGAACAAATGTATTCTCTGCAGGATCAGAAAAGCTCAACCAATGAACCCAATAATGGGAGACCTTCCACCACAAAGGCTCGCACATCATCAGCGACCTTTTACTTACACTGGTATTGACTACTTTGGACCCATCACTGTTACCATAGGACGTCGTCACGAAAAGCGCTATGTAGCACTTCTTACTTGTCTTACATGCAGAGCGCTTCACCTTGAA ttattagcTGAAGCCGAAGCTATTGTGAATTCTCGACCGTTAGCCCATGTATCTACCGACCCTGATGATCCGACAACTCTAACTCCTTTTCATTTCCTAATAGGAACATCATCCGTAGAGTGCCTTCCGACTGCaacttttaatgaaaatacatttgcgGGTCGCTCAGAGTGGAAAAAGGCCTTACAATTAGCGGACCATTTTTGGAACAGATGGGTGCGTGAAGTACTTCCTACATTGCAGCTACGAGAAAGAAACAAGGATGAACATATTGATATCGATGACGTTGTAATAATAGCAGATGGTAATCTACCACGGAAGACATAG